A genome region from Erigeron canadensis isolate Cc75 chromosome 3, C_canadensis_v1, whole genome shotgun sequence includes the following:
- the LOC122591026 gene encoding uncharacterized protein LOC122591026 encodes MSSPQVPNPDNNSNTKSEEKFNKKRQRRVSFAETTLVRIFNRDEYSGSPDKSPPVSPPSDSPFNQPNRMFWNDTENDNDNDNDEENDPGSGSGPQSPFLRLVGSSPSSGGSTVGSATSNDEDNFFGPVSTSFIRRELLDSEVSEGDHDQTMDSTAFSMHFRNLARAESEVELKTSTGVNLSFDEKTPSHDSIPTNTGTLMQMTVPKNLNNQPSVSSTKLSSGSESNDMSIVGDYRNMYNYGKLSPTLDALLAEARKDSHVIISPRVSILKSPRNAEATQENVSNLMDFSLDEANHLQGIIAHEMVNEVASYKHNEFGAVNDGSEVSPTKQIGVGISFHESDIEISKHVSPSSSIMATPSANNKETIKDAFQMKSSLDFSAYSHGNSNPKSNPIIGIENKFPSKSPLMTPLNNHSSVSIRAENPKYGWSVPFMQKSISKLNMLEASPFSAALNAKLEDSTFKMTPSNTLLVKNYKASLPNSLNGKRQLLSSDHMKRGLASSTNMDDIRRGKPVIQNFVKVASPLLIPPESTESGAKSQTDLLSLEDKNKFGSSENFDYCPQKKLKSGNASEFTSSSLKNAKQFPQHNEPGHFEGSGEIADKADAMDIERIEKSTLVMPTEEEMVDDRDVHYYSETMENSTTPLKAESLEKLQTNFVVTDIASGETKRASMVLHDRTDEQSCQKNLHDDLCQSPSNKHQPNTLHDGNVHILLEENVLSSNLHHSLNGNVVNERARKAEDVMVETTAITQRGPNISKDHASSELSSENTVPMIGHSCKNPIEMIAMLSKETKELLPQSLDKLNLHAIDRLAGIMDQLLRSKTYQILSDEIRSQKSVDVSNCIPQKRAGELKLLLCKLVHEQAKLQLLHVKREKLLKRRKILANGLLESEVLLRSTFLSQKSPDVHCESLSVNKKDLQESQLDNDKVISLRKTLDHIDTRIANLTESLHKSCKMKGEPSVSDTIAYVNDYVTKRGRCQILRKDMQLWTVDHLESMDGCRCVVLNYLDLMTQRLTVNAGLAPSISILHELNNVKISMLFKDMDACTAFGFVFNGGIKQKHIGAAILAQETQATSSLFGNLLDVLAEIQQARIDLKNLISTRFYTPIAKQLDLELCFFDLRCHKRATVTLDVSCLGRGIYPSEAVPYHIDIPTEEPQSSLSLSAGFALAFKDIELGFFRIQRLCTYISSITSPQIR; translated from the exons ATGTCATCACCACAAGTTCCAAATCCCgacaacaattcaaacacaaaatcagaagaaaaattcaacaaaaaacgACAACGCCGAGTGAGCTTCGCCGAAACCACACTTGTTCGCATTTTTAATCGAGATGAATATTCCGGATCGCCGGACAAATCTCCACCCGTTTCACCGCCAAGTGATTCCCCTTTTAACCAACCCAACCGGATGTTCTGGAATGATACCGAGAATGATAACGATAATGATAATGACGAGGAGAATGATCCGGGTTCGGGTTCGGGTCCGCAGAGTCCGTTTTTACGTCTTGTTGGCTCGTCTCCGTCTTCTGGTGGAAGTACTGTTGGTTCTGCTACCTCAAatgatg AAGATAATTTTTTTGGTCCTGTATCAACAAGTTTTATCAGACGAGAGTTACTGGACTCTGAAGTTTCAGAAGGGGATCATGATCAGACTATGGATTCAACAgccttttctatgcattttcgTAACCTTGCTAGGGCAGAATCAGAAGTCGAATTGAAAACATCAACAGGAGTTAACCTTTCCTTTGATGAGAAAACCCCATCTCACGATTCGATTCCAACTAATACAGGAACTTTAATGCAAATGACTGTACCTAAGAACCTCAATAATCAACCTTCTGTTTCTTCTACTAAGTTAAGTTCTGGTTCAGAGTCCAATGATATGAGTATTGTTGGAGATTACCGTAACATGTACAATTATGGGAAACTATCTCCTACACTGGATGCACTCTTGGCAGAAGCTAGGAAGGATTCACATGTGATCATCTCTCCTCGTGTTTCTATACTCAAATCACCAAGGAATGCCGAGGCAACACAAGAAAATGTGTCTAACCTCATGGATTTTAGTTTGGATGAAGCTAATCATCTACAAGGAATTATTGCTCATGAGATGGTCAATGAAGTGGCTTCCTATAAGCATAATGAGTTTGGTGCGGTCAATGATGGATCAGAAGTTTCTCCCACTAAGCAGATAGGAGTAGGTATCTCATTTCACGAATCCGATATTGAGATCTCTAAACATGTGTCTCCTAGTTCATCTATTATG GCTACTCCCAGTGCTAATAACAAGGAGACTATCAAAGATGCATTCCAGATGAAGTCAAGTTTGGACTTCTCAGCTTACAGCCATGGCAATTCCAATCCTAAGTCTAATCCTATTATCGGGATAGAAAATAAATTCCCATCTAAATCTCCACTTATGACTCCTCTTAATAATCATTCAAGTGTTTCTATAAGAGCTGAAAATCCGAAATATGGTTGGAGTGTTCCATTTATGCAGAAAAGCATTTCTAAACTCAATATGCTTGAGGCTTCTCCCTTTTCTGCGGCCTTGAATGCTAAACTTGAAGATTCAACCTTCAAGATGACTCCTTCAAATACTTTGCTAGTAAAAAACTACAAAGCTTCCCTACCCAATTCTCTGAATGGCAAGCGTCAATTATTATCTTCTGATCATATGAAGAGAGGTTTAGCAAGCTCAACAAACATGGATGATATTAGGCGGGGGAAACCAGTTATCCAGAATTTTGTCAAAGTTGCATCGCCGTTGCTGATACCACCTGAAAGCACAGAGTCTGGGGCAAAGTCGCAAACAGATCTGTTGTCATTGgaagataaaaacaaatttgGCTCTTCTGAAAATTTTGATTATTGTCCACAGAAAAAGTTAAAGAGTGGAAATGCATCAGAATTCACAAGCAGTTCtttgaaaaatgcaaaacaGTTCCCTCAGCATAATGAGCCGGGTCACTTTGAAGGGTCTGGGGAAATTGCTGATAAGGCTGACGCCATGGACATTGAGAGGATAGAAAAATCTACTCTAGTAATGCCCACCGAAGAGGAAATGGTGGATGATAGAGATGTCCATTATTACTCAGAAACGATGGAGAACTCCACAACCCCATTGAAGGCTGAGAGCCTTGAGAAGTTGCAAACTAACTTTGTGGTGACTGACATTGCCTCGGGAGAGACCAAAAGAGCTTCTATGGTTTTGCATGATAGGACAGATGAACAATCTTGTCAAAAG AATTTGCACGATGATCTTTGTCAAAGTCCATCAAATAAACATCAGCCCAACACACTGCATGATGGCAACGTTCATATCTTGCTTGAGGAAAATGTACTGTCCTCCAATCTTCATCATTCATTAAATGGAAATGTAGTAAATGAGAGGGCGAGAAAGGCTGAAGACGTCATGGTTGAGACTACTGCTATAACTCAGAGGGGCCCAAATATCTCAAAAGATCATGCAAGTTCTGAACTCTCAAGTGAGAACACAGTACCAATGATCGGACACTCTTGTAAAAATCCAATTGag ATGATTGCAATGCTCtctaaagaaacaaaagaacTTTTACCTCAATCACTTGATAAGCTCAATTTGCATGCA ATTGATCGACTGGCAGGCATTATGGATCAACTTCTAAGGTCAAAAACCTATCAGATTCTTTCTGATGAAATTCGATCTCAG AAAAGCGTTGATGTCAGTAACTGTATTCCACAAAAAAG AGCTGGAGAATTAAAGCTACTCTTGTGCAAATTAGTACACGAGCAGGCAAAGTTGCAGCTTCTGCATGTGAAGCGAGAGAAGTTACTG AAAAGGAGAAAAATACTTGCGAATGGGTTATTGGAGTCTGAAGTGCTATTAAGGTCAACTTTTCTATCACAAAAATCTCCAGATGTTCATTGCGAGTCCTTGTCAGTCAACAAGAAGGACCTTCAAGAG AGTCAACTTGACAATGACAAAGTGATTTCATTGAGAAAGACATTAGATCATATCGATACACGGATTGCAAACTTGACCGAATCTCTTCACAAGTCATGTAAGATGAAAGGAGAACCCAGCGTCAGCGACACTATTGCATATGTTAATGATTATGTTACGAAGCGAGGGCGTTGCCAGATCCTACGCAAAGATATGCAG CTTTGGACTGTAGACCATCTCGAGAGTATGGATGGTTGCCGCTGTGTTGTTCTCAATTACCTTGACCTAATGACTCAAAG GTTAACTGTCAATGCTGGTCTAGCCCCAAGCATTTCCATTTTGCATGAATTAAATAACGTAAAAATCAGCATG CTTTTCAAAGATATGGATGCTTGCACTGCATTTGGATTTGTCTTCAATGGCGGGATAAAACAGAAGCATATCGGTGCTGCAATTCTGGCACAAGAAACTCAA GCAACTAGTTCTCTTTTCGGCAATCTGTTAGATGTGTTGGCGGAGATACAACAAGCAAGAATAGATCTAAAAAACCTGATTTCCACAAGATTTTACACACCCATAG CTAAACAACTTGACCTGGAGCTCTGTTTCTTTGATTTAAGATGCCACAAGAGGGCAACTGTGACTTTGGACGTTTCCTGCTTGGGAAG GGGTATTTATCCATCAGAAGCTGTTCCGTATCATATTGACATTCCAACTGAGGAGCCACAAAGTTCTTTGTCACTCTCAGCTGGGTTTGCATTAGCGTTTAAAGATATTGAACTGGGATTTTTTAGAATTCAGCGATTATGTACATACATTTCCAGTATAACCAGCCCACAAATCAGGTAG
- the LOC122591027 gene encoding receptor-like protein 7, whose protein sequence is MIGQIPSSIMNLTQLTVLDLYRNKFTGHLPSLESLHDLTYLSLSESNFDRWKLPDWFGKLNKIALLDLLGVNLYGEIPTSFFNMSQLRMLDLSNNQLTGQVPSSLINLQDLDTLFLNDNNIGGTLEVDTFLSLKKLKYLYIGWNKITLSVINNLTNHKTLPQFLVLRLESCNLKVFPDFIRFQHQLNHLYLDNNKIDGLVPGWMWNISKETLSELSLTQNLLKGFEQHSPVSPWVSLQILDLSHNMLHGSIPLPPPGTRNFFVSNNQFTGEIAPSLCNVQSLQLLDLSFNNITGSIPPCLGKLSNSLSVLNLRNNNLQGTIPNTFTNECKLQMISLSKNKLKGGVPRSLESCDSLELLDLGNNYLEDVFPFWLGAISGLQVLVLRSNKFHGVVRASSKTGYSFTKLRIIDLSYNSFSGNLPQQYFQEWSAMKETQATAGYMETEISTVEVSNNEQVVYTWGGNYSYSMIMINKGVSLEYEKIPIFVAIDLSSNKFEGNISESIKDLIGLRFLNLSNNQLSGAIPPFIGKLTNLESLDLSINKLSGMIPQELVQLNFLQVFDVSYNNLSGRIPQGPQFNTFESNSYVGNLALCGYPLSRKCVTLEVSDPSTVPVDEGTEPDFPSGVDWVVILVGVGTGLVIGLVFGNHLTVRGYKWFLARLQV, encoded by the coding sequence ATGATCGGTCAAATACCATCTTCGATCATGAATCTGACACAGCTTACGGTCCTGGATCTTTATCGTAATAAGTTTACCGGTCACCTTCCTTCTTTAGAAAGCCTTCATGACCTCACATATTTGTCTCTCTCCGAAAGTAATTTCGATAGATGGAAGTTGCCAGATTGGTTTGGAAAGCTGAATAAGATTGCTCTTTTGGATCTTCTTGGTGTCAACCTGTATGGTGAGATTCCAacatctttttttaatatgagcCAACTTAGGATGTTAGACCTTTCCAACAATCAGTTGACAGGCCAAGTTCCAAGCTCATTGATAAATCTCCAAGATCTCGACACATTATTTTTGAATGATAACAATATTGGTGGCACTTTGGAGGTTGATACTTTCCTTTCTCTCAAGAAACTCAAATATCTCTACATAGGTTGGAACAAAATCACACTTTCCGTCATCAATAACCTCACGAATCACAAGACTCTGCCACAGTTCTTAGTCTTGCGGTTGGAATCCTGTAACTTGAAAGTCTTTCCTGACTTTATACGGTTTCAACATCAGTTGAATCATTTGTATCTTGATAACAATAAAATCGATGGCCTAGTACCGGGGTGGATGTGGAACATTAGCAAGGAAACACTGAGTGAACTTTCGCTCACACAAAATCTTCTAAAGGGTTTTGAGCAGCATTCACCGGTTTCTCCTTGGGTTAGTCTACAGATATTGGATCTAAGTCATAACATGCTACATGGATCGATCCCATTGCCACCTCCAGGCACTAGGAACTTTTTTGTCTCGAACAATCAGTTTACCGGAGAAATTGCACCATCCTTATGCAATGTTCAATCTCTTCAGCTACTTGATTTATCATTTAACAACATTACCGGCTCCATTCCTCCATGCTTAGGAAAATTGAGCAACTCGTTGTCGGTGTTAAATCTTAGAAACAACAATTTACAGGGAACCATTCCCAACACATTTACCAATGAATGCAAGCTTCAGATGATTAGTTTAAGTAAAAACAAGTTGAAGGGTGGTGTACCTAGATCGCTGGAAAGTTGTGACTCACTCGAGCTCCTAGATCTTGGAAATAACTATTTGGAGGACGTATTTCCGTTTTGGCTGGGTGCAATTTCAGGGCTGCAGGTTCTCGTTCTTAGGTCCAACAAGTTCCATGGTGTTGTAAGGGCTTCAAGCAAGACCGGCTATAGCTTCACAAAGTTACGGATCATTGATCTATCATACAATTCGTTTTCTGGCAATTTGCCACAACAATACTTCCAAGAATGGTCAGCAATGAAAGAGACACAAGCAACTGCAGGTTATATGGAAACAGAAATTTCTACTGTTGAGGTGTCAAACAACGAGCAGGTCGTTTATACCTGGGGTGGGAATTATTCATACTCAATGATTATGATTAACAAGGGTGTAAGTTTGGAGTATGAGAAGATACCAATCTTTGTAGCAATTGATCTCTCGAGTAACAAGTTTGAAGGGAACATCTCAGAGTCCATCAAAGACCTTATCGGTTTGCGATTTCTTAACCTTTCAAATAATCAACTTTCTGGAGCCATCCCACCGTTCATTGGAAAGCTGACAAATCTTGAGTCGTTGGATTTATCTATCAACAAGCTATCTGGAATGATACCTCAAGAGTTGGTACAACTGAATTTCCTTCAGGTCTTTGATGTCTCTTACAACAACCTCAGTGGACGTATACCGCAAGGTCCACAGTTCAATACCTTTGAAAGCAATTCGTATGTTGGGAATTTAGCATTATGTGGATACCCTTTATCCAGGAAATGTGTAACGTTAGAAGTATCGGATCCTTCAACAGTTCCAGTTGATGAAGGTACCGAGCCTGACTTCCCAAGCGGAGTTGATTGGGTTGTCATACTTGTTGGGGTTGGAACTGGCCTAGTGATCGGGCTGGTTTTTGGTAACCATCTAACAGTACGAGGTTACAAGTGGTTCCTTGCGAGGTTACAAGTGTAG